A section of the Arcobacter roscoffensis genome encodes:
- a CDS encoding YDG domain-containing protein, with amino-acid sequence MKRLVDYKSRFRILKGGKISLIVSAFLGGATLSFAAPSGGVVTSGNANISQNGAVTDITQSSNKATINWQDFSIKSNETVNFKQPNASSITLNRVVGNEKSVIDGALNANGQVWILNSNGILFSKNAKVNTAGLLATTAELSDEDFNLGNYDFKNASSESVINLGTIEVSNSGSVVLASNEVKNAGSIKAVRGKVHLVGASDYRVNLNGNSLVNLKVNKGVLDALVENSGAVIADGGEVYFTTNAVNELLKGVVNNTGVVEANSVDDLFGKVEMFAHGGTANISGEIKAESNTSTDGGFIETSGKEVNIDEDIKISTKSKEGKTGTWLIDPVNIEVTSSGSDSTSGTSISGDTISTALNTTNVTLDTTTATGASTGEDDGNITINDTIEKTGSSATTLTLKANKDININKSISSTSGRLNVVLNADIDSNNTGDINFGAEGSISTNDGNFYVGSVSGTYDTVTASGEKFTMSTGSFIDVGAGNIDIKVNDDITLADNSAATDSPTYSLNKSQLYIDNYYRYFNSGNRYYYYQISSQDDLILSSANGSIIGGSTDSSIADIVTPSDVRLIAKGEIGTSLNPIKIQGSQTAGRNNREESSSYRINSYGRTLNITNTLGNTYLSEINKQIFRSIDLTVSSSTTGTQSINIMDDANSTGAGHVLANVTNGNMLVQTDGVITKGDDSNNYAFSETVKSVFPTSVSLTASNIELENNAMLTKNYYSPSFSLYATNIVSSDSAKFDNISEVSGANSIYLRGTNIGTITNPLEVDSENSLILFNNGGSSYLANSDYSSLTFSGYGNQAGQHSVLSSNGDFFNLTTTGEDLLVSTISGSTDGENFNNSTGTNLGTSYDKSNNSGSSKSLSIVSYNGDIIFGEDSINTGKSNFTATISSGNNSSIKAQNLYDSENPVKQITAGTVSFTNYSSDVNQGIGNDGYDIQIEKGSYDSQNDTLSVDLYSGGNVSIHELSENHFDDTNITLQSSNKAQSINVDYANGDALNIVDDGSRIILDSDKVKLSNGNKSFNFTAYSRNIQIGTKSTDGFSGNSLSTGNYYVRGSKLTLDGDILTNGGSINLYGSSGIELMRSINIDSNADDMSNSTSTGNSGRIDTYGTISSVGEDANSLLIDSSSSDSSGNYILLNSELSNNAGSFLKNLTLTSKGSTDTNDGYIYLYRNIYLNGDFKSTGDTRIQTSNFTIDTEQGNVADAGDIIFSGRNLQTYTWGDTTFDTSTTAVGKNGGNVVLSDTYYKSNLSTKSININTAGGEDAQAGDISLPGVYTTHNDENGTQTYNGKTITLHGNLYTNQADISLTGDVQLANSVQIDTWSDTNNKQNASAGDVTIDGGLSATKEDLTLNINTSTNTGNDDFNTSDGTTHELSDYYSHNAGDVSIVSSTTSGTNQLNTLIVDSYNQGSFDNGEDGSISLDGISTKGNQSYTSGTVNINGDLNAEDILVETKTANSTVSATGTITANSLELIGNNTTYNLAPTAGHNLNELAVSSASSVNLLNTKALNIKTISSTEGISASGTIDIATKTGDITVDSNIETTLGYSNAIVLNAGKDSSAGTKTGGNIVINNNSTITAGEDSRVKLFSGSIEGSLGLSNIISKGNSRYNSDESASNFTASLGEDTYAIYREQPILKVSAEEQEVTYGQSVPTEYSASYSGFVNGDTADELGATGTASFTTESGSVSSSGYRVVGDYDVTYNSGLSNALGYAFEDNSEQTGELSITKKELSVSGIIASNKTYDATTNASLSNEGSLSGVLGEDSVSFTSNANFADKNVGEDKTVSLNFALNGEDSSNYSLTDSGNVTATITAKDITVSAVAQDKIYDGGINASTTLSSSGVIGEDSVSFSGSSYFTDKNVGEDKTVTVSSLGKSGEDAGNYNITNNTANTTATITAKDITVSAVAQDKVYDGGINASTTLSSSGVIGEDSVSFSGSSYFTDKNVGEDKTVTVSSLGKSGEDAGNYNITNNTANTTATITAKDITVSAVAQDKIYDGGINASTTLSSSGVIGEDSVSFSGSSYFTDKNVGEDKAVTVSSLGKSGEDAGNYNIVNTTASTSADINLRDITIVADSKSKIFGNPEVDLDVFVDSSKGLGLASTDSLSDVTGTLSREEGEATGSYDIYLGNGVEASNYNITYNEDNDKYVIIPKAPEFIAVTPPNAPEVKINIDTNIVSKPELEQLVTELITLTQIKQKQTNNNVANDAPVNPDVKVPLSNNSIVELVNGGVSLPEGVDQVFFVVGNKTFLVKDSEK; translated from the coding sequence ATGAAAAGACTTGTAGATTATAAATCTAGGTTTAGGATATTAAAAGGTGGGAAAATATCTTTGATTGTATCAGCATTCCTAGGAGGAGCAACTCTTAGTTTCGCTGCACCTAGTGGGGGTGTAGTAACTTCAGGAAATGCAAATATTTCTCAAAATGGGGCGGTTACTGATATTACCCAAAGCTCAAATAAAGCTACTATAAATTGGCAAGATTTTTCTATTAAATCAAATGAAACTGTAAACTTCAAACAACCAAATGCATCATCAATAACTTTAAATAGGGTTGTTGGTAATGAAAAATCAGTTATTGATGGAGCATTAAATGCAAATGGTCAAGTTTGGATTTTGAACTCTAATGGAATTTTATTTAGCAAAAATGCAAAAGTTAATACAGCAGGACTTTTAGCAACTACTGCTGAATTATCTGATGAGGATTTTAATTTAGGTAATTATGACTTTAAAAACGCTTCTTCTGAATCTGTAATTAACTTAGGAACAATAGAAGTATCAAACAGTGGTTCTGTAGTTTTAGCTTCAAATGAAGTAAAAAATGCAGGTTCAATAAAAGCTGTTAGAGGAAAAGTGCATTTAGTTGGTGCTAGTGATTATAGAGTTAATTTAAATGGTAATTCATTAGTAAATTTAAAAGTAAACAAGGGTGTTCTTGATGCACTCGTAGAAAATTCTGGTGCAGTTATTGCTGATGGAGGAGAAGTATACTTTACAACTAATGCTGTAAATGAGCTGTTAAAGGGTGTTGTAAATAATACAGGAGTTGTAGAAGCTAATTCAGTTGATGATTTATTTGGTAAGGTTGAAATGTTTGCTCATGGTGGGACAGCAAATATTTCAGGTGAAATAAAAGCTGAGTCTAATACTTCAACTGATGGTGGGTTTATTGAAACATCAGGTAAAGAAGTAAATATTGATGAAGATATAAAAATTTCTACAAAATCAAAAGAGGGTAAAACTGGTACATGGCTTATAGATCCAGTTAATATAGAAGTTACTTCTTCTGGTTCTGATAGTACAAGTGGTACATCTATTTCAGGTGATACTATTTCTACAGCTTTAAATACTACAAATGTTACACTTGATACAACGACTGCTACAGGTGCTAGTACTGGAGAAGATGATGGTAATATTACTATCAATGATACTATTGAAAAAACTGGTTCAAGCGCTACTACTCTTACTTTAAAAGCAAATAAAGATATTAATATTAATAAATCAATATCTTCAACAAGTGGAAGATTAAATGTAGTATTAAATGCAGACATTGATTCTAATAATACAGGTGATATAAACTTTGGAGCAGAAGGTAGTATCTCTACAAATGATGGTAATTTTTATGTAGGAAGTGTAAGTGGAACTTATGATACTGTAACTGCTTCAGGTGAAAAGTTTACAATGTCTACAGGAAGTTTTATTGATGTAGGTGCTGGTAATATAGATATTAAAGTAAATGATGATATTACACTTGCAGATAACTCAGCTGCTACTGATAGTCCAACTTATAGTTTAAATAAATCACAACTTTATATAGATAACTATTATAGATATTTCAACAGTGGAAATAGATATTACTATTACCAAATAAGTTCACAAGATGATTTAATATTGTCTTCTGCAAATGGTTCAATAATAGGTGGAAGTACTGATAGTTCAATTGCTGATATAGTAACTCCTTCTGATGTTAGACTAATAGCAAAAGGTGAGATAGGAACATCTTTAAATCCTATAAAAATTCAAGGTTCACAAACTGCTGGGAGAAATAATAGAGAAGAAAGTTCATCATATAGAATAAACTCTTATGGTAGAACTTTAAATATTACAAATACATTAGGTAATACATATCTAAGTGAAATAAATAAGCAGATATTTAGAAGTATTGATTTAACTGTTAGTTCTTCTACAACAGGTACTCAAAGTATAAATATAATGGATGATGCAAATAGTACTGGTGCAGGTCATGTTTTAGCAAATGTAACAAATGGAAATATGTTAGTTCAAACAGATGGAGTAATCACGAAAGGTGATGATTCTAACAATTATGCATTTAGTGAAACTGTAAAATCTGTATTCCCAACATCTGTATCTTTAACAGCTTCAAATATAGAATTAGAAAATAATGCAATGCTTACAAAAAATTATTACTCTCCCTCGTTCTCTTTGTATGCTACAAATATTGTAAGTTCTGATTCTGCAAAATTTGATAATATAAGTGAAGTTTCTGGAGCAAATTCAATTTATCTTAGAGGAACAAATATTGGTACCATAACAAATCCTCTTGAAGTAGATAGTGAAAATAGTTTAATATTGTTCAATAATGGAGGAAGTTCATATCTTGCAAATAGTGATTATTCTTCTTTAACTTTTAGTGGATATGGAAATCAAGCAGGTCAACATAGTGTATTGTCTTCAAATGGAGACTTTTTTAATCTAACTACAACGGGTGAAGACTTACTTGTAAGTACAATATCTGGTAGTACAGATGGAGAAAACTTTAATAATAGTACAGGAACTAACCTTGGAACTAGTTATGATAAATCAAATAATAGTGGTAGCTCAAAATCACTTTCTATAGTTTCATATAATGGAGATATAATTTTTGGTGAAGATTCTATAAATACTGGAAAATCTAATTTCACAGCAACTATTAGTTCAGGTAATAACTCAAGTATCAAAGCTCAAAACTTATATGATTCAGAAAATCCAGTAAAACAAATTACTGCAGGAACAGTGAGTTTTACTAATTATTCAAGTGATGTAAATCAAGGTATAGGTAATGATGGTTATGATATTCAAATCGAAAAAGGTTCATATGATAGCCAAAACGATACATTATCTGTTGATTTATATTCAGGTGGTAATGTAAGTATTCATGAATTAAGTGAAAATCATTTTGATGATACTAATATTACATTACAAAGCTCAAATAAAGCTCAATCTATAAATGTAGATTATGCAAATGGAGATGCTTTAAATATAGTAGATGATGGTTCACGTATTATTTTAGATTCAGATAAAGTTAAATTAAGCAATGGAAACAAAAGTTTTAATTTTACTGCATATAGTAGAAATATTCAAATTGGTACAAAATCAACTGATGGATTCAGTGGAAATAGTTTGAGTACAGGAAATTATTACGTTAGAGGTTCAAAACTTACATTAGATGGTGATATTTTAACAAATGGTGGAAGTATAAATCTTTATGGTTCAAGTGGAATTGAATTGATGCGGTCTATTAATATCGATAGTAATGCTGATGATATGTCAAATAGCACTTCAACTGGTAACTCTGGACGTATTGATACTTATGGAACAATATCAAGTGTAGGTGAGGATGCAAACTCATTATTAATAGATTCAAGTTCGAGTGATTCAAGTGGAAATTATATTTTACTAAATAGTGAGCTATCAAATAATGCTGGAAGTTTCTTAAAAAATCTTACTTTAACTTCTAAGGGAAGTACAGATACAAATGATGGCTATATCTATTTATATAGAAATATTTATTTAAATGGAGATTTTAAATCAACTGGTGATACAAGAATTCAAACAAGTAATTTTACAATTGACACAGAGCAAGGTAATGTTGCAGATGCAGGTGATATTATTTTTTCTGGTAGAAATCTTCAAACATATACTTGGGGTGATACTACATTTGATACTTCTACAACAGCAGTCGGTAAAAATGGTGGAAATGTAGTACTTTCGGATACATATTATAAAAGTAATTTATCTACTAAATCTATAAATATAAATACAGCTGGTGGGGAAGACGCTCAAGCAGGAGATATTTCACTACCTGGTGTTTATACAACTCATAATGATGAAAATGGTACACAAACTTATAATGGTAAGACGATTACTCTTCATGGAAATTTATACACAAACCAAGCTGATATATCTTTAACTGGTGATGTTCAGCTTGCAAACAGTGTTCAAATTGATACATGGAGTGATACAAACAATAAACAAAATGCAAGTGCAGGTGATGTAACAATAGATGGTGGATTATCAGCTACAAAAGAGGACTTAACTTTAAATATTAATACTTCAACAAACACTGGAAATGATGACTTTAATACTAGTGATGGAACTACTCATGAATTAAGCGATTATTATTCTCATAATGCAGGTGATGTAAGTATTGTTAGTAGTACAACATCAGGGACTAATCAACTTAATACTTTAATTGTTGACTCTTATAATCAAGGTTCATTTGATAATGGAGAAGATGGTTCTATATCATTGGATGGAATTTCAACAAAAGGTAATCAATCTTATACATCAGGAACTGTAAATATTAATGGCGATTTAAATGCAGAAGATATATTAGTTGAGACAAAAACAGCTAATTCAACTGTTAGTGCTACTGGAACAATTACTGCAAATTCTTTAGAGTTAATAGGAAATAATACTACATATAATTTAGCACCTACAGCTGGTCATAATTTAAATGAATTAGCTGTAAGTTCAGCAAGCAGTGTGAACTTATTAAATACTAAAGCATTAAATATTAAAACAATCTCTTCAACAGAAGGAATATCTGCAAGTGGTACAATTGATATTGCAACAAAAACTGGAGACATTACAGTTGATAGTAATATTGAAACTACATTAGGCTACTCAAATGCAATAGTATTAAATGCAGGTAAAGATAGTTCAGCTGGTACAAAAACTGGTGGAAACATTGTAATTAATAATAACTCTACTATAACAGCTGGAGAAGATTCAAGAGTTAAACTTTTCTCAGGTAGTATAGAAGGAAGTTTAGGTTTATCTAATATTATATCAAAGGGTAATTCAAGATACAACAGTGATGAAAGTGCTAGTAACTTTACTGCTTCTTTAGGTGAAGATACATATGCTATTTATAGAGAACAACCTATTTTAAAAGTATCTGCTGAAGAACAAGAAGTAACATATGGACAGAGTGTACCAACTGAATATTCGGCTTCATATAGTGGTTTTGTAAATGGTGATACAGCTGATGAATTAGGTGCAACAGGAACTGCTTCATTTACTACAGAGTCTGGTAGTGTTTCAAGCTCAGGATATAGAGTTGTTGGTGATTATGATGTAACTTATAATAGCGGATTATCAAATGCTCTAGGGTATGCATTTGAAGATAATAGTGAGCAAACAGGTGAATTATCAATTACTAAAAAAGAATTAAGTGTATCTGGAATTATTGCTTCTAATAAAACATATGATGCAACAACTAATGCAAGCTTAAGTAATGAAGGAAGTTTATCAGGAGTTTTAGGTGAAGATTCTGTGTCATTTACTTCAAATGCAAATTTTGCTGATAAAAATGTAGGTGAAGATAAAACTGTAAGTTTAAATTTTGCATTAAATGGTGAAGATTCAAGTAACTATAGTTTAACTGATTCAGGAAATGTAACAGCAACAATCACAGCAAAAGATATCACAGTAAGCGCAGTAGCACAAGATAAGATATATGATGGTGGGATCAATGCGAGTACAACACTTTCTTCAAGTGGAGTAATAGGAGAGGATTCAGTAAGCTTTAGTGGAAGTTCATATTTTACAGATAAAAATGTAGGTGAAGATAAAACAGTTACAGTATCAAGTCTAGGAAAAAGTGGAGAAGATGCAGGGAACTATAATATTACAAATAATACGGCAAATACAACAGCAACAATCACAGCAAAAGATATCACAGTAAGCGCAGTAGCACAAGATAAGGTATATGATGGTGGGATCAATGCAAGTACAACACTTTCTTCAAGTGGAGTAATAGGAGAGGATTCAGTAAGCTTTAGTGGAAGTTCATATTTTACAGATAAAAATGTAGGTGAAGATAAAACAGTTACAGTATCAAGTCTAGGAAAAAGTGGAGAAGATGCAGGGAACTATAATATTACAAATAATACGGCAAATACAACAGCAACAATCACAGCAAAAGATATCACAGTAAGCGCAGTAGCACAAGATAAGATATATGATGGTGGGATCAATGCGAGTACAACACTTTCTTCAAGTGGAGTAATAGGAGAGGATTCAGTAAGCTTTAGTGGAAGTTCATATTTTACAGATAAAAATGTAGGTGAAGATAAAGCAGTTACAGTATCAAGTCTAGGGAAAAGTGGAGAAGATGCAGGGAACTATAATATAGTAAATACAACAGCAAGTACAAGTGCAGATATTAATCTAAGAGATATTACTATTGTAGCTGACTCTAAGTCAAAAATCTTTGGAAATCCAGAAGTGGATTTAGATGTATTTGTTGATTCATCAAAAGGTTTAGGTTTAGCTTCAACAGATTCTTTAAGTGATGTAACTGGAACTTTAAGTAGAGAAGAAGGTGAAGCTACAGGTAGTTATGATATATATTTAGGGAATGGAGTAGAAGCTTCAAATTATAATATTACATATAATGAAGATAATGATAAATATGTTATTATTCCAAAAGCACCAGAGTTTATAGCTGTTACACCTCCAAATGCTCCTGAGGTAAAAATTAACATTGATACAAATATTGTTTCAAAACCAGAATTAGAGCAGTTAGTTACTGAACTAATTACTTTAACTCAAATAAAACAAAAACAAACAAATAACAATGTTGCTAATGATGCACCTGTAAATCCAGATGTAAAAGTTCCTCTTTCAAATAACTCAATAGTTGAATTAGTTAACGGAGGAGTTAGTTTACCTGAAGGTGTAGATCAAGTATTCTTTGTTGTAGGTAATAAAACATTTTTAGTAAAAGATAGTGAAAAATAG
- a CDS encoding class I SAM-dependent methyltransferase, with protein sequence MNYEDIDFNELYVKQKELTSFKAKGKEAWDEKAPSMNKRVHKSIYNEQFLEKLDLEGINSLLDVGCGVGNLSLRLSSKLDEVYCLDYSSGMLEILKQNAKENNISNIKTINKSWYDSWDDIPNADLVIASRSMEVKDMKEALTKLNNKANKKVIISYKKGGSFVSDEILDVMQRKIIKKPDYIYVLNVLYQMGINASVNFIQSEGRSSIYTSKEKFIESVSWSIDGLSEDEIKRLENYYDTLDIEKKQKEEFVQWALISWEK encoded by the coding sequence ATGAATTATGAAGATATAGATTTTAATGAATTGTATGTAAAACAAAAAGAACTTACATCTTTTAAGGCTAAAGGAAAAGAAGCGTGGGATGAAAAGGCACCTTCTATGAATAAAAGGGTACATAAGTCGATTTATAATGAACAGTTTTTAGAAAAACTTGATTTAGAAGGAATAAATAGCTTACTTGATGTGGGATGTGGTGTTGGAAACTTATCTTTGAGGCTTTCATCAAAACTTGATGAGGTTTACTGTTTGGATTATTCATCAGGTATGCTTGAGATTTTAAAACAAAATGCAAAAGAGAATAATATATCAAATATAAAAACTATAAATAAATCTTGGTACGACTCATGGGATGATATACCAAATGCAGATTTAGTAATAGCTTCAAGGTCAATGGAAGTAAAAGATATGAAAGAAGCTTTAACAAAACTAAATAATAAAGCAAATAAAAAAGTAATAATTTCTTATAAAAAAGGTGGCTCATTTGTATCAGATGAAATACTAGATGTAATGCAGCGAAAAATAATCAAAAAACCAGATTATATTTATGTACTAAATGTCTTATATCAAATGGGAATAAATGCCTCAGTAAATTTCATACAAAGCGAAGGAAGAAGTAGTATTTATACTTCAAAAGAGAAGTTTATAGAGTCAGTTTCATGGAGTATCGATGGACTAAGTGAAGATGAAATAAAAAGACTTGAAAATTACTATGATACTTTAGATATAGAAAAAAAACAAAAAGAAGAGTTTGTGCAGTGGGCTTTAATTTCTTGGGAGAAATAA
- a CDS encoding ABC transporter substrate-binding protein: MKKIFIIAFLAIFSILNANNLKIVGPLEIKGLEPNKAGYIFSRLQIGENLITIDEKGELKPALATNWQASKDGLTWTFKIREDVKFHDDTKLDANIVAFNLNRDSILKKSILRYLPIEKIEASEKYELKIKLSSKVNILPAYFVHYSTLILSKNSFDEKKKVTKFIGTGAFEITSMTAPLSIKAKRFAPWWGKTNEVEQITYNAVGKNETRALMIKSGNADIAFSILPISLKSLKKRKDLDIQTVKIFRTRKLKVNAGDEILKDLNVRKAVSYAINRKAIAKAILQNESLAATQMFPPELASWYNKDIEPLNFNIKKAKQLLAKSNWQEKDDGFVYKDSKKLQLELITYPNWPELPIISTAIQNQLKQVGIDLKVSVTNASEVVRRHKDNSLQLALISKNFTLIPNPLGVILQAYGKGGNDWGSMNWENKEMFKNLHSLYENENLALQKNISKILNEELPAIPVTWSSLTVVSSKKIKNLKVDSFEISYNLTDIKFK, translated from the coding sequence ATGAAAAAAATATTTATAATTGCATTTCTTGCAATTTTTTCTATACTAAATGCCAATAATCTTAAAATTGTTGGTCCACTAGAAATTAAAGGTTTAGAACCAAATAAAGCAGGTTATATTTTTTCAAGACTTCAAATAGGTGAAAACCTAATCACAATTGATGAAAAAGGTGAATTAAAACCAGCACTTGCAACAAACTGGCAAGCATCAAAAGATGGATTAACTTGGACATTTAAAATAAGAGAAGATGTTAAGTTCCATGATGACACAAAATTAGATGCAAACATTGTAGCTTTTAATCTAAATAGAGACTCTATTTTAAAAAAAAGTATTCTAAGATATTTACCAATTGAAAAAATAGAAGCTTCAGAAAAATATGAGCTAAAAATAAAACTAAGCTCAAAAGTAAATATACTTCCTGCATATTTTGTACACTATAGCACACTAATTTTAAGTAAAAATTCATTTGATGAAAAAAAGAAAGTTACAAAATTCATAGGAACAGGTGCCTTTGAAATCACAAGTATGACAGCTCCGTTATCTATAAAAGCAAAAAGATTTGCTCCTTGGTGGGGAAAAACAAATGAAGTAGAACAAATCACATACAATGCAGTTGGAAAAAATGAAACAAGAGCTTTAATGATAAAATCAGGAAATGCAGATATTGCATTTTCAATTCTTCCTATTTCACTTAAATCTCTTAAAAAAAGAAAAGATTTAGATATTCAAACAGTAAAGATTTTCAGAACTAGAAAACTAAAAGTAAATGCAGGAGATGAAATACTTAAAGACTTAAATGTAAGAAAAGCTGTAAGTTATGCCATAAATAGAAAAGCAATAGCAAAAGCAATTTTACAAAATGAGTCATTAGCAGCAACACAGATGTTTCCACCAGAGCTTGCTTCTTGGTACAATAAAGATATTGAACCTTTAAATTTCAATATTAAAAAAGCAAAACAACTTCTTGCAAAAAGTAACTGGCAAGAAAAAGATGATGGTTTTGTTTATAAAGATTCAAAAAAATTACAACTTGAACTTATCACTTATCCAAACTGGCCAGAGCTTCCTATTATTTCAACTGCTATTCAAAATCAGTTAAAACAAGTGGGAATTGATTTAAAAGTCTCAGTTACAAATGCCTCTGAAGTGGTTAGAAGACATAAAGACAACTCTTTACAACTTGCACTTATTTCAAAAAACTTTACTTTAATACCAAATCCTTTAGGTGTGATTTTACAAGCTTATGGAAAAGGTGGAAATGACTGGGGTTCTATGAACTGGGAAAATAAAGAGATGTTTAAAAACCTTCACTCTTTATATGAAAATGAAAACCTAGCATTACAAAAGAATATTAGTAAAATTCTAAATGAAGAGTTACCAGCTATACCTGTAACATGGTCAAGCTTAACTGTTGTTTCAAGTAAAAAAATCAAAAATTTAAAAGTTGATTCTTTTGAAATTTCTTATAACTTAACTGATATAAAATTTAAATAA
- a CDS encoding ABC transporter permease yields the protein MEKIFLKRAFQVVIIALISSSIGFLMMHLLPGDMAMRIAAGRYGPDGITAEIAQSVRDELGLNRPLYEQYFLSIYNFLKLDLGYSLVSGESVDKELKIQLGYSLLLTLSTFIVSLIIAVPLGIYTATTKNRFVNIIVMYVSIIIKAIPPFVLGLLLILVFSIWFNILPPAGFDSWKNFILPSLTLALGLAAVSNRLINDSMKDVQNSSYFKYGRYKGLSKSTTIKRHGIKNALIPLLSFLALQSVYLIEGVVVVETIFAFPGIGHALVHAIVARDIPMIQGTVLIMGLLFVLINLLVDILSYILDPRLKEKNYAK from the coding sequence TTGGAAAAAATCTTTTTAAAAAGAGCCTTCCAAGTTGTAATAATAGCCTTAATCTCAAGTAGTATTGGATTTTTAATGATGCATTTACTACCAGGGGATATGGCTATGAGAATTGCAGCAGGAAGATATGGACCTGATGGTATAACAGCAGAAATAGCACAAAGTGTAAGAGATGAACTTGGATTAAATAGACCCTTATATGAACAGTACTTTCTTTCTATTTACAACTTCTTAAAACTTGATTTAGGTTATTCTCTTGTTAGTGGTGAAAGTGTTGATAAAGAGCTAAAAATACAATTGGGTTATTCACTTTTATTAACACTTAGTACTTTTATAGTTTCACTGATAATTGCCGTACCTTTAGGTATTTATACAGCTACTACTAAAAATAGATTTGTAAATATAATTGTGATGTATGTATCTATAATTATTAAAGCTATTCCTCCTTTTGTTTTAGGATTGCTTCTTATTTTAGTTTTTAGTATTTGGTTTAATATTCTGCCACCAGCTGGTTTTGATAGTTGGAAGAATTTTATACTTCCATCTTTAACACTTGCTTTAGGTTTAGCAGCAGTATCAAATAGGTTGATAAATGATTCAATGAAAGATGTACAAAATTCATCATATTTTAAATATGGAAGATATAAAGGCTTATCAAAAAGCACAACTATAAAAAGACATGGAATAAAAAATGCTTTGATTCCACTGTTATCTTTTCTAGCTTTACAATCAGTTTACTTAATTGAAGGTGTAGTTGTAGTTGAAACTATATTTGCTTTTCCAGGAATAGGTCATGCTTTAGTTCATGCAATAGTAGCAAGAGATATACCTATGATTCAAGGAACAGTTTTGATTATGGGACTTCTATTTGTATTAATCAATCTTTTAGTGGATATTTTGTCTTATATTTTAGATCCAAGACTAAAGGAGAAAAACTATGCAAAATAG
- a CDS encoding ABC transporter permease, whose product MQNSKKSLYIGSFILILLASFSIVSQMIYNYESDQQDLMNTFASPSLSHLLGTDQYGRDVLIRIAQATQLSFFLAFITTITALVPGVILGILAAYKGGIIDKLLGFLCDVLLALPGLLLVLIFLAFSPGNLLFLYLGLALTLWIEFFKVSRAKTKSLLVEPYVEATKSLGFSFSYILKKLILPKLLPLVFTISTFSMSTAIIAISSLSAISVGLRPPTAELGSMIVEVLPYYEEEPFLVLLPSLIIFLIVLSLQLMSKRSEDV is encoded by the coding sequence ATGCAAAATAGTAAAAAAAGCTTATATATAGGCTCGTTTATATTAATACTATTAGCCTCATTTTCAATTGTCTCACAAATGATTTACAATTATGAAAGTGATCAACAAGATTTAATGAATACTTTTGCAAGTCCTAGTCTAAGTCATCTTTTAGGAACAGACCAATATGGAAGAGATGTGTTAATCAGAATAGCACAAGCCACACAATTGTCTTTTTTCTTAGCTTTTATTACAACAATAACAGCTTTAGTTCCAGGAGTTATATTAGGTATATTAGCTGCTTATAAAGGAGGAATTATAGATAAACTTTTAGGCTTTTTATGTGATGTATTATTAGCTCTGCCAGGTTTACTTTTAGTACTTATCTTTCTAGCATTTTCTCCTGGGAACTTACTATTTTTATATTTAGGACTAGCCCTTACTCTTTGGATAGAGTTTTTTAAAGTAAGTAGAGCCAAAACTAAATCACTTTTAGTTGAACCATATGTTGAAGCTACTAAGTCACTAGGATTTAGCTTTTCTTATATTTTAAAAAAACTTATCTTACCAAAACTACTTCCTTTAGTTTTTACTATTAGTACTTTTTCTATGAGTACTGCTATTATCGCGATTTCCTCACTTAGTGCAATTAGCGTAGGGCTTAGACCTCCTACAGCTGAACTTGGAAGTATGATAGTTGAAGTTTTACCTTATTATGAAGAAGAGCCTTTTTTAGTATTACTTCCTTCACTAATAATATTTTTAATAGTTTTAAGCTTACAACTTATGTCAAAAAGGAGTGAAGATGTCTAA